Genomic segment of Populus nigra chromosome 6, ddPopNigr1.1, whole genome shotgun sequence:
TAGAATGCCACCTCCTCTCACCTTTAGACCTTGAAACCGAACCCACCACCACCGCGACAACCACCATCAATTCACTTGACTTCCCTGCATTAAAATCAGGCCTTGGAATCCTCACCACACACCGCCTCCTTTGGCTTCCCTCTAATGCTACGACAGACAGTTCAAGTCCAATATCAATCCCTTTGAGTTCTGTAACTCAtatattttcaccaaaaaagTCGATCAAGTCAATGTTTCACTCACCCCGGATCCGGTTTCAAGTTTCTATGCATTCAAGGAGTGTTGTGGTGACTTTAGTGATCAGAGGGAAGGGAGATATTGATGGGTTTTTGACAAAGTTTTGGGATTGTTGGAGAGGAAGGGCTTGGGAGATTGGTAATGATAGTGGCGGTGGGTCAAGTTCGGGGTCTGTTCCGGCTTCTGGGTCAGTTTCGGGTGGTGGGTTATACTCGAGTGATGGGTCAGTGAGGCTGGTGGGTGTGTCTGGGATATTGAGGAAAGAGCAGGAGATGTGGGAAAGTACTGATAAGAGCTTGCAAGAGGCTTTTCATGACTTGAATGCTCTTATGGTAATTGTTGCTTTCGAAAGTTTATTGCATATAGAAGATGTTTACTTTTAATTGTAGTTATTGAGTTGTCTGATTATAGATTAatggattagttttttttaattgcttgatATAAACAATGCGTACATGGGGCTTTTGTATGCTGAGGATGAACTTGAATTCTTTCATAGTTGTTTGTCTTCTGTTGTTTCCAAGAATAGCTTGTAGGAATTGTTTAGTTGTAATTATTGGGTTATCTAGGAATCgattaatggaaaataagtctACTCTAAGGATATGCTCTTGCATTTGTTAGACTATGTAAGAAATGAAAGCGATACTTTTGGTTTTGACTGGTGTCTATTGTGTTAAGCCAAATTGATATTGCTTCAtcactctgtttttttttttttttcctttttcaaaagGTTAATAGCTTGTGGGAGatctttagtgtttttttatctggCTGTTTAGCAATAAAGTAACGAAGTAGTTGGAGTACCTTGACTTGAGCTATTATACACATGGGTTGTTGCATTGCTTATATTATGTGAGAAGTGAATTAACTGAATGTTTGGCTTTGTAACAGGACTGCATTGGTTAGGTTTTGCCTTGTGTATGATGTGTTGAGttaaattgttattgttttgtcaCTCTGGTTTTGGCTGCTGCTTAATGACCAGTGGTGTTTAAAATCTACAGAGAAAGGCCAAAGAAATGGTCATCCTAGCAGAGAAGATGAGGCAGAAGCTTTTGTCTGGATCGAGCTCTCAAGGTAGTTCTGGGAATGATGAGGAAATGGGTTCCAAAGAAGAGATGCAAGATTGGCTGCTGAGTGTTGGTATCATATCCCCAGTAACAAAAGAATCTGCAGGTGCCATGTATCATCAACAACTGTCCCGTCAGGTCTGTTTCATTTGCCACCTGTTTCGTTGACTCTGTATGTGTTTCTCATGGCTTGTGGCTTAATCCATTGATAAGAGAAATTTAGATGGATCTTATATTTCTCATGTTAAATATATCCTGTTTTACTCAATTTTCTTCCCTTAAAGAAGAgaatctcaattttttatttgttgttactTAGTTGGCAGATTTTGTCAGAATTCCGCTAGAGAAAGCTGGAGGAATGATCAATCTTATAGATATCTATTGCCTCTTCAATCGTGCTCGGGGAACAGGTTTGTTTGTTGTCATAAGCATTCCTTGTTTTACTGACTGGTACTTCAATGAATAACTTTTAGCAGCTCTcactgattatttttatttttatttttatttttttgtaaatgttCTATGTAGAATTGATCTCACCTGAGGATTTGTTGCAAGCATGTTCTCTTTGGGAGAAGTTTGATGTGTATGTATGATACTATCTTCAACTAATATGACACTATGGTTGTTTGTTTTGAGATCAAAAGGATGGAGACTAATTAATTTCTACGCTCATGTATCATTAGATTATCTTTGTGACTTTCAAGTCATTTATAAGATTGTACTTTGTTTCGCAGTCCAGTAATGCTTCGGAAATTTGATAGTGGAGTGAAGGTCATCCAGAATAAGTCCCATAGTGATGAGGAGGTGATCTCTTTTACGTTCATTTTAAGGAATCCTATAACAATTAtgctttaatataatatatatatttggattggaATTAACAAGATGAACTTGAGGCTCATTTTGCAGTTGCATTTGTTACTTTTTTAGTCGCTTGTCCTGTATATTGTTTGGAAATGCATGGAATTTGCAAAAGTTGTGTAAACTGAATATGATTGTTAGCTAATTCATATCATAAGACTTGCTAACAAAGAGGTGCTGAGAGCCAAAAGTGTTTGTAAGGGGGATATCTAAAGGGAATATAAATTGGAATGAACAAAATTATGTCCAGATTGGTTTAATGATTTCTAGACTGTCATGGTAGTCCTTTATTAGTATGTGCTGAAATTTCTAAATAAGAAGTACTTCATAGGACATCACCATGTGTAACTATTCTGGTCAATTTTAGGTTTTTGCAAGAATCAAAAACCTTGTATCAAAGCCTGAAGCCCTGCGGTCTGGAATAACTGCTAGTGATGCTGCCATGACATTGGGTATTGCTCCAGCTATGGCCAAGGAGCATCTTCTAAGTGCTGAGAGCAAAGGTgcatttctttgtaattttcttcCAAAGAATTTGATAATATAGTTGAGTTTGAGATAATATAGTTGATTTTTAACTTCATCATTGAAAATTATTGGCAGGATTGCTATGCAGGGATATAAGCCCTGATGGATTTCGCTTTTTCATTAACCTCTTTCCTGAAATCAATTCTGATGATATACACATGTAAGCTGATAATTCAGAACAAa
This window contains:
- the LOC133697155 gene encoding vacuolar protein sorting-associated protein 36-like encodes the protein MSTATTSFFEPASVTSSGRPVLHQAEVECHLLSPLDLETEPTTTATTTINSLDFPALKSGLGILTTHRLLWLPSNATTDSSSPISIPLSSVTHIFSPKKSIKSMFHSPRIRFQVSMHSRSVVVTLVIRGKGDIDGFLTKFWDCWRGRAWEIGNDSGGGSSSGSVPASGSVSGGGLYSSDGSVRLVGVSGILRKEQEMWESTDKSLQEAFHDLNALMRKAKEMVILAEKMRQKLLSGSSSQGSSGNDEEMGSKEEMQDWLLSVGIISPVTKESAGAMYHQQLSRQLADFVRIPLEKAGGMINLIDIYCLFNRARGTELISPEDLLQACSLWEKFDVPVMLRKFDSGVKVIQNKSHSDEEVFARIKNLVSKPEALRSGITASDAAMTLGIAPAMAKEHLLSAESKGLLCRDISPDGFRFFINLFPEINSDDIHMVKDHGIYSLWIKSW